GTGGTCGCCCACGTGGAGGACGTCCCCGAGGACGAGATGTGGGACCGGCTACGGCAACCCGCGTACGCCGAGGTCATGCGCGTCGCCCAGGAGACCTTCGACGCCGAACTCAGCGGCCGGGACCGCGGACGCAGCAGCGCGCCCGTGCGGACGACGAGCGGCTGACGGCCAGGGCAAGGCCGCCCCGCTCCTGAGTAACCCGCACGCCGATCTGAGCCCACGTACTCATGAAGGTCCGCCCCTCCTCCGACAGCCTTGCTCCCATACCGATTCGAGCATTCGAGCATTCGAGCTTCCGACCGGGGGACCCCAACCATGAGCAAGCGCACGCGCGTCGCCGTTCTCGCGTCCGTCCTGATATCCGCCGCCGGGCTGCTGTCCGCCTGCTCGTTCTCCACGGCCGACGCCATGTGCGGCGGGGGCGAGTACCCGGTGCTGGCCGTGGGCAGCACCGCGGGCGGCGCCTGCGTGAAGAACGGCGACAACCCGCCGAGCGGCTACGCCCGGTACCCGAAGGGGAAGGTGCCGAAGCACGTCGACGACAAGTGGGACACGTACTGGCAGACCCACACCGTGGACGCGAAGGGGAACATCACCTCCCCGCCGTAGCCGTCACGCCACCGCGACCGGGGCCGTCCCCGCGACCGGCCGCCGCCGGATCACCAGCGCCATCAGCGCCGCCACCGCGCACAACGCCCCCGCCACGTACCAGACCATGTCGTACGACCCGAACGCGTCCCGGGCGACCCCGCCCAGGAAGGCGACGAGCGCCGCGCCGATCTGGTGGGAGGCCAGCACCCAGCCGAAGACGATCGCGCTGTCCTCGCCGTACTGCTCGCGGCACAGGGCGAGGGTCGGGGGGACCGTGGCGACCCAGTCGAGGCCGTAGAAGACGATGAAGAAGAGCATGGGCGGGTGGACCGTGGGGGCGAGCAGCATGGGGAGGAAGAGGAGGGAGATGCCGCGCAGGGCGTAGTAGACGGCGAGCAGGCGGCGGGGTTCGAAGCGGTCGGTGAACCAGCCGGAGGCGATCGTGCCGACCACGTCGAAGACGCCGATCACCGCGAGCAGCGAGGCCGCCGCCGTGATGGGCATGCCGTGGTCGTGGGCGGCGGGCACGAAGTGGGTCTGGATCAGGCCGTTCGTGGAGGCACCGCAGATCGCGAAGGTCCCGGCCAGCAGCCAGAACGGGCCCGTGCGGACCGCCTTGAACAGCACCGACACCGTACGGCGGGCCGCACCCGTCACCGGTTCCGGCTTCGGCACGAACTCGCTCGCCCCGTACGGCTTCGCGCCCACGTCCGCCGGGTGGTCCCGCAGCAGCAGCCACACGAAGGGGACGACGGCCAGGGCCGCGAGGGACACGGTCACCGCCGCCGGGCGCCAACTGTGCTCCTCGACTATCCAGGACAGCAGCGGCAGGAAGATCAGCTGCCCCGACGCCGAGGCCGCCGTGAGGATGCCGGTGACCAGGCCCTTGCGCGCGGTGAACCAGCGATTGGTGACCGTCGCCGCGAACGCCAGCGCCATCGAACCGCTGCCCAACCCCACCAACAGCCCCCAGCACAGCAGCAGTTGCCACGGCGCCGTCATCCACACCGTCAGCCCGGACCCGAGCGCGATGACGGTCAGCGCGACCGCGACCACCCGCCGGATGCCGAAGCGGTCCATCAGCGCCGCCGCGAAGGGGGCCGTCAGCCCGTACAACGCGAGGTTGATCGAGGCCGCCGCCCCGATCGTCCCGCGCGACCACCCGAACTCCTGGTGCAGCGGATCGATCAGCAGCCCCGGCAGCGAACGGAACGCCGCCGCCCCGATGATCGTCACGAACGTGACGGCGGCGACGAACCAGGCGCGGTTGATCCGAGTACGGCTACGACGGCTACGGCCGCTGGGCGCGGGGCCGGGCTCCTCGGCGGTGCCGGGACCGGGCGTGGCATCGGTTGTCTGCGTCACGTCAATGAGCTTCCGGCATCCCACCCCTCCCGAGCCACTGGCCCGAAGGACAGCATTCGCTAGAATCGGGCCATGAGCCGAGAGCCCAAGCCGGCGCCCAAGCCGGCGCCCAAGCCGGAGTTCCGCCCGCACCGCGTCGTCGTCCTCGCCCTCGACGGCCTCCTCCCCTTCGAGTTGGGCATCCCGCACCGCATCTTCGGCCGCCCCCGGGACACCGAGGGACGGCTGCTGTACGAGGTCGTCACCTGCTCGGTCCGCCCGCCCGGCCCGGTCGACACCGACGCCGACTTCGCCATCCACGTCCCGAACGGCCCGGAGGCCCTCGCCACCGCCGACACCGTGATCGTCCCGGCGTCGTACGAACTCGGCCCGGTCTTCGAGGAGGGCGTCCTCACCCCCGAACTCACCGCCGCCCTCGCCCACATCCGCCCCGGCACCCGCCTCGCCTCCATCTGCACCGGTGTCTACGTCCTCGCCGCCGCCGGTCTCCTCGACGGCCGCCCCGCCACCACGCACTGGGCCGACGCCGAACGCTTCCAGGAACTGTTCCCCCAGATCGAGGTCGACGCGGACGTCCTCTTCATCGACGACGGCGACGTCCTCACCTCCGCCGGTGTCGCCGCCGGTATCGACCTGTGCCTGCACATGGTCCGCCGCGACCACGGCACCGCCGTCGCCAACGACGTCGCCCGCCGCACGGTCGTACCGCCCCACCGCGACGGCGGCCAGGCCCAGTACATCCACCGCCCGGTCCCGGACCCGCAGGTGGCGACCACGACCGCCGCCCGCACCTGGGCCCTGGCCCGCCTCCACGAACCCCTCCAACTCCGGGACATGGCCGAGCAGGAGGCGATGTCCGTCCGCACCTTCACCCGCCGCTTCCGCGAGGAGGTCGGCATCAGCCCCGGCCAGTGGCTCACCCAGCAACGCGTCGAACGAGCCCGCCACCTCCTCGAATCCACCGACCTCTCCATGGACCAGGTCGCCACGGACGCCGGCTTCGGCACGGCCCAGTCGATGCGCCAGCACCTCCAGACGGCCCTCGGAGTCACCCCGACCGGCTACCGCCGCACCTTCCGGACGGGAGGAGCAACGGCGGCAACAGGGGCCAACGGCGGCTCCGAACCCGACCGCGCCACCGCCGACTCCGATCACCACGGCCCGGTCGGCGCCCTCAACTGACCCGGCGCAACAAGCCCACTTGGCTCACTTGACCGACTTGGCACCCCAGCTCACTCGGCACCCTCAACCGACCCGGCACCACAGCCCACTCGGCACCCTCAACCGACCCAGCACCACAGCCCACTTAGCACCCTCAACCGACCCAGCACCACAGCCCACTTAGCACCCTCAACCGACCCAGCACCACAGCCCACTTAGCACCCTCAACCGACCCAGCACCACAGCCCACTTGGCTCACTTGGCTGACTTGGCACCCTCTGCAACCACTCCAGCTCCAACATCCCCTCGTTCTACGGCGCCCCCACCACTCACCTCGCCGCTCCCCTCCGCACCCTCGTCCCGTCTCGCCCGCCGCGCCTCTCCCCACCACCCCACGCCGGTCATCGCCACGGTCAGGCACACCCCCGCCAAAATCGCCGTAGAAGGCGCCGCCACCCTCAACAACGCACCGGCCAACGACCCCGTCGCCGCATACCCCGCCCCCGCCGCCGCGTACATGACCGAATACCCCGCAGCCAACGCACGCGGCGGCAACACCTCCCGCAGGGACAGGTTCCGGGTGAGCATCGCCCCCGACTGGAGCGTGCCGCCCAGGACCAGCGCGACCGCGATCCCCGCCATGGCCGGTATCAGCGCGGCCAGCGCCACACACACCGAGGTGCCGAGCATCAGCACCAGGCTCCGGGTGCGCAACAACCCCGGCCAGCCGCGCAAGCCGTAGACGAACGCACCCAACCCACCCCCCACCGCCATCCCGGTCAGCAGCGGCCCCGACCAGCCGACCCCGATGCCACGCTGTTCGAGCAACGCCGGAAGGACGAGCTCCGACAGCCCGAGCAGGGCAAGGCTGGCCGCGCCCACGACATACACCGGCCAGGCCCCGACCAGCACCCGGAGCAGCGGAGGACCGTCCCCGACCGCACCGCCCGTGTCGCCCCCGCCCCACCGGGCCGGCAGCAACCACAGTCCCCCGACCGACCACGCCATCAACCCGGCCGCGAGCAACAGCGGAACCCTCGGCGCAACACCAAGTGCCAGCCCGGCCACCGCCGCCGGAGACACCGCCCACACCCCCGCCGTGAGTATCGACTCGACGGACAAGGCCTGCGCCACGGACCGCGCGGGCACCAACTCGCCCAGCAGCGTGCGCAGTCCACCGGTCGCGGCGGCCGGCGCACCCCCGGCGACGAACGCGAACCCGGCGAGCACGGCAGGATGCGCCCCCGGAAACACCCCGAGCCCCAGAAACCCCATCGTCCCGACCGCGAGCCCGACAGCCAGCTGTACCCGAGCCCGCTCCGGCCGCAACCGCATCCCGAGCACCGGCGCCCCGCCGATCTCCCCCAGGACATAGGCCGCCGCGAGTATCGCGCCCAGCGAGTAACCCCCAGGCCGCTCGCGCACCAGGAAGACCAGGGCCAGCGGCGCCATGGCCACCGGCATCCGGGCGCCTATGGCGGTGCAGGCCCAGGTCAGGACCTGGCGGGAGACCACATCGCGGTAAGTCATGCCAAAACGCTAAGGCCCGGGACCGACAACGCCCCAGGAATTTCCCCGGCCTGTGGATAACTCCAGCCACCCACTGAGCCCATCCGCTCAACAGGGACCGTCAGAACGTCAGAACCCCACGCGCCACCCGCCCCGCCTCCGCGTCCCCCGCCGCCTTCTCGAAGTCCTCGACGGGATACGTCTCGGTCACCAACTCATCGAGCAGCAACCGCCCTTCGCGATACAGCTGGGCGTACAGGGCGATGTCCCGCTGCGGCCGCGAGGACCCGTACCGGCACCCGAGAATCGACTTGTCCAAATACATGGACGAGACGAGGAAGGACGCCTCGGCGGCAGCCGGCGGCACCCCGAGCAACACCGCCTGCCCATGCCGATCCAGCAGATCCACGGCCTGCCGTATCAACTCCACCCGCCCCACGCACTCGAACGCGTGGTCGGCCCCGTCGGGCAGAATCTCCCGCACACCTTCCGCCGACGTCAGGAAGTGCGTGGCCCCGAACTCCCGAGCCACAGCCTCCTTCCCGGGATTCGCGTCCACCGCGACGATCGTCAACGCCCCCGCGATCCGCGCCCCTTGAAGAACATTGAGCCCGATCCCACCCGTCCCGATGACGACAACGCTCTCCCCGAGCCCAACCCGCGCCCGATTGAGAACAGCACCGACCCCGGTCAGCACCCCGCACCCGATGAGCGCGGCGGACGGCATCGGAATGTCCTCCGGTATCCGCACGGCCTGCACGGCTTTCACCACGGTCCGCTCGGCGAAGGCGGAGTTGGAGGCGAACTGGTAGACAGGCTTCCCGCCCCGCGTGAACGGCTTCCCCGGCCGCCCGATAGCCTGCCGGCACATGGTCGGCCGCCCTCGGTCGCACTCGGCGCAGGTCCCGCAGTTGGCGAGCGTGGACAGAGCGACATGATCCCCGGGCGCGACATGGGTGACGCCCACACCCACGGCCTCCACCACCCCCGCCCCTTCATGCCCCAACACCACAGGAACGGGAAAAGGGATAGTCCCGTCCACCACAGACAGATCGCTGTGGCACAACCCGGCCGCCGAGATCGCGACCAGCACTTCCCCGGGCCCCGGCTCCCGTACCTCCAGATCGTCCACGACCTGGATCTGCTTGCCGTCGAAGACCACACCGCGCATCAGACGACCCCCTTGGGTTCCCTGGGCAGACCGAGCACCCGCTCGGCGATGATCGTGCGCTGAACCTGGTCCGAGCCGCCGTAGATCGTGTCGGCCCGCGAAAAGAGGAACTGGTTCTGGAACAGGTCGAGTTCGTACGACAGTGACGGCGTCCAGTCCACCGGCCCCACCGCCGCCGCGGCCCCCCGCACCTGCATCGCCAACTCCCCGAGCCGCTGATGCCACCCGCCCCACAACAGCTTGGCCACACTGGGCGCCCCGGCGTCCCCGGCCCGCCCGAGGGTCCGCAGCGCGTTCCACCGCATGGCCTTCAACTCGGCCCACTGCCGCACGAGTCGATCACGCAGGACGGGATCGCCAACGGCCCCCGAGGCAACGGCGACTTCGACAACCCGCCCCAACTCCCGCGCGAACCCGATCTGTTGGGCCAGGGTCGACACCCCCCGCTCGAACCCGAGCAGGCTCATGGCAACGGCCCACCCCTCGCCCTCCCCACCCACAACATGCTCGGCACGCGCACGTGCCCCATCGAAGAACACCTCGTTGAACTCACTCGTCCCGGTCAACTGCCGTATGGGCCGCACCTCGACACACCCCGGCTGATCCATGGGCACGAGCAGAAAACTCAACCCCCGATGCCGCCGAGACCCCACCTCGGTCCGAGCCAGCACAAAACACCAGTCGGCCTCATGGGCGAGCGAGGTCCAGATCTTCTGCCCGGTGACCCGATACGACCCGTCGCCGCCGTCCCGCACGGCAACAGTTCGCACCCCTGCGAGATCCGACCCGGCCCCCGGTTCGCTGTACCCCTGACACCACAGCTCGTCCCCCGCAGCGATGGCCGGCAGGAAACGGGATTTCTGCTCCTCGCTTCCATGCGCGATGAGGGTAGGGGCAAGAAGGTTCTCCCCAATATGCCCGGACCGCGGCGGCGCGTCCGACCGCGCATACTCCTCGGCCCAGGCGACCTGTTGAGTGAGGGTGGCACTGCGATTCCCGTACCCGGACTCCGGCCAACCCAGCCCGATCCACCCACTCTTACCAAGCGTCCGTTCCCACACACGCCGATCCTGATCCGAATCAACATGCTCAGAGAGCCACGCCCGAACCTCCACCCGAAAGTCTTCATCTGCGTCAGCGAATCCAAATTCCACAGCGGGTCCCCTTCCAGCACAGGCCGGCTCAACTAACCCAGGGGCGCGGGGAACTGCGCGACCAGCCCCCCCACGCACCCGCACACGCCACACATCACAAACCCCCACCCCCCCTAGGCGTTAGGGCCGCTCCCCACCCCGCGCAGCCCGCTCCATCTCCTGCAACCGCCCAAGTATCGGCATCGGATCCACCCCGACAGACCCCGGCAGAAACTCCGCGATCTTCTCCGCCGTCCACCCCCCGACCGCATACGCCGCCCGCAACTCCCGAGGCTGCGCCCACACCGCGATCTTCTCCCCGGCAACGGTATAAACCTGCCCGGTGATCCCAGCCTCCCGAGCCCGCTCGGACAACAGATAAACAACCAGCGCCGCCACATCCTCCGGCGACCCGATCTCCGCCAACTCCATAGGAACGTTCGCGGACATCCGCGTACGAGCAACAGGCGCAACCGCGTTGGCGGTAACCCCATATTTGTTCAACCCAAGAGCGGCACTCCGCACCAACGAGATGATCCCACCCTTGGCCGCACTGTAATTGGCCTGCGAAACCGACCCTTGATGATTCCCACTGGTGAACCCGATCAACGTCCCCGCCCGCTGCTTCCGCATAACAGCGGAAGCAGCCCGAAACACAGTGAACGTCCCCTTCAGATGAGTGGCGAGAACGGGATCCCACTCCTCCTCGGACATATTGAAAAGCATCCGCTCCCGAAGAATCCCCGCAACACAAACAACCCCATCGATCCGCCCGAACGAAGACACCGCGACATCGACAACCCGCTGCCCCCCAGCCATCGTCGAGATGTCATCGGCAACAGCGACAGCCTCCCCACCCGCAGCCAAGATCTCCTTGACGACCCCCTCCGCGATCTCACTCGTAGGCGACCCCCCGTCCATCGAGACCCCGTAGTCGTTGACGACAACCCGCGCCCCCTCCCCCGCAGCGGCAAGCGCGACCGCCCGCCCGATACCCCGCCCCGCCCCCGTGACAGCGATGACCTTGCCAGCCAAGAAGTTCCCCATGTCCGGCCCCTCCCACGGTTTCTGACGGTCCGTTAGATTCGACTCAGATTCTACGACCCGTCAGATACCTGAGGACAAGCCCCGGGGAGGCCCCGATGTCACCGCAGACGTCACCGCCGTCACTTGGTCCCGAGTTCCACGACATCGCCAAGCGCGTGAACAACTGGGGCCGTTGGGGCTCGGACGACGAGATCGGCACGCTGAACCTGATCACCGACGACGTGGTCCGAGCGGCCGCCGCCGAGATCCGCACCGGCCGCCGCGTCCCCCTCGCGCTCCCCCTCCAGCAGGACGGCGTCCAGACGGGGATGATCCCGGGCCGGATCAACCCCCTGCACGCGATGGTGCAGATCAACCAGGAACTCTTCGGCCCGGGAACGGTCGCGTGCAGCGACGACGCCGTGACCATGGGACTACAGGCCGGCACCCACTGGGACGCGCTCACCCACGTCTCGCACTCCGGCAAGCTCTACAACGGCCGTCCGGCCGGCACCGTGACCCCGCACGGCGGCGCCGAGTTCAGCGGGATCGACAAGGCCCGGCACATCGTCTCGCGCGGGATCCTGCTCGACGTGGCACGCGCGCGGGGCGTCGATCGCCTCGAAGGAGGTCACGCGGTCACCCCCGAAGACCTGGAAGCCGCCGAGGAGTTCGCCGGTACGCGGGTCCGCGCGGGCGACATCGTGCTCGTACGGACCGGGCAGGTGCAGGTGTATCTGGCGGGCGACAAGCACGGGTACGGCTATCCGTCACCCGGGCTGTCGGTCCGTACGCCGGAGTGGTTCCACGCCCGGGATGTCGCGGCGGTCGCCAACGACACCCTGACCTTTGAGATATTTCCGCCGGAGATAGACGACTTGTGGCTGCCGGTGCACGCGCTCGATCTGGTCGAGATGGGCATGCCGCAGGGCCAGAACTGGAATCTCGAAGAGTTGTCCACAGCCTGTGGACAAGAGAACCGGTACGCGTTCTTCCTCTCGGCGATGCCCGAACCTTTCGTGGGCGCGACGGGAACCCCGGTGGCCCCGATCGCCATCCTCTAGGACAGTCCGGTTTTGACGAGGGCCGGACTTACGGTCGGATGGCGGCGCGCTGCTGCCCGCCCCGAGCACGGCACCGCGTGCCGCCATCCGACTCCGGCGCCCCGTCCTGACCCCCGGCCCCGAGGGAGCCCACGCCGAACACGACCCACACTCGCCGAGGGCTCCCGTCACCGAAGCCCTCGCCGTCCCCTCGCGGCGAATCGCTGCCCACAAGCGTGACCACATGGTCACGTCGCGTCAACGCCCATCCGGGGATTTGCGGCGTAAGCCCCTTTTATCGCAGGGCGCGCACGGAAGCACAGCCCGGCGCATCTCCGCCCGGCACTTGCAGGCAGCACCTACAACACGGCCCTACACGGCCTCGTACGCGAAGCCCTCGAACTCGAAGCCCTCGTACGCCGCGGCACCGCCCGCGCACGCGATCTCCCGGGGTTCGCTGTCCCGGTCGATCTCGCACCAGATGCGCTTGCCGGTGCCCTCGGCGCTCCAGCCCCAGCGGTCGGCGAGGCCGTCCACCAGGGCCAGGCCGCGGCCGCCGGTCTCGTCGCCGTCCGCGCAGCGCGGCACGGGCGCCTTGCAGCTGGTGTCGGCGACCTCCAGCCGTACGGTCGCCGACTCGGTCACCACGTCCGGCAGGGAGAGCCGCAGCACGGCCGGACAGCCGGTGTGCACCACGGCGTTGGTGACCAGCTCGGAGACGAGCAGGATCAGCGTCTCCGCGAGCGGTTCGTCGGCCTCTATCCCGGACCCCGCGAGCCGCGAACGCGCCCACCGCCGGGCTCGCCCCACCTCAGCGGGGTCGGGCCGGATCTCCAGCTGCACTTGAAGCACCTGCACCGCTCACACCATCCGAACCGGCGGACACTTAGCCTCGCGCCTCACGAGGGCCACGATCGTAGCCATTTCCTGCATGACCAGAACAACGGCCAGAACAAGGGTCACGGAACGTGAATCCCTTGCGAGACAGCATGGTTGACGTTCAGTCACCCCAACAAGCGCTTCGGGCATATTCCAGCGCGAAGGAGTACGAGTGCGGGATACTGTGCGACGCTCGCCGCGGGCAGTCGAACAGGCCGGGGTGAAAGCCTGTTCTGCCGTGCGAGCGGGGGTGCGCATCGCCCGATCCGGAGCCGCCTCACAGGCAACACCGGCATGGCTCGTACCTTGAACCACTCGCATCCCACACAAGGTACCGGAGCCCGCAGACGACTCCAGGCCGTGACAAGTCACGCGTAGGACACAACCCGATATCAACGCTCCGTGATTCCGAT
The nucleotide sequence above comes from Streptomyces sp. N50. Encoded proteins:
- a CDS encoding SCO0607 family lipoprotein, which produces MSKRTRVAVLASVLISAAGLLSACSFSTADAMCGGGEYPVLAVGSTAGGACVKNGDNPPSGYARYPKGKVPKHVDDKWDTYWQTHTVDAKGNITSPP
- a CDS encoding MFS transporter; its protein translation is MTQTTDATPGPGTAEEPGPAPSGRSRRSRTRINRAWFVAAVTFVTIIGAAAFRSLPGLLIDPLHQEFGWSRGTIGAAASINLALYGLTAPFAAALMDRFGIRRVVAVALTVIALGSGLTVWMTAPWQLLLCWGLLVGLGSGSMALAFAATVTNRWFTARKGLVTGILTAASASGQLIFLPLLSWIVEEHSWRPAAVTVSLAALAVVPFVWLLLRDHPADVGAKPYGASEFVPKPEPVTGAARRTVSVLFKAVRTGPFWLLAGTFAICGASTNGLIQTHFVPAAHDHGMPITAAASLLAVIGVFDVVGTIASGWFTDRFEPRRLLAVYYALRGISLLFLPMLLAPTVHPPMLFFIVFYGLDWVATVPPTLALCREQYGEDSAIVFGWVLASHQIGAALVAFLGGVARDAFGSYDMVWYVAGALCAVAALMALVIRRRPVAGTAPVAVA
- a CDS encoding GlxA family transcriptional regulator, whose product is MSREPKPAPKPAPKPEFRPHRVVVLALDGLLPFELGIPHRIFGRPRDTEGRLLYEVVTCSVRPPGPVDTDADFAIHVPNGPEALATADTVIVPASYELGPVFEEGVLTPELTAALAHIRPGTRLASICTGVYVLAAAGLLDGRPATTHWADAERFQELFPQIEVDADVLFIDDGDVLTSAGVAAGIDLCLHMVRRDHGTAVANDVARRTVVPPHRDGGQAQYIHRPVPDPQVATTTAARTWALARLHEPLQLRDMAEQEAMSVRTFTRRFREEVGISPGQWLTQQRVERARHLLESTDLSMDQVATDAGFGTAQSMRQHLQTALGVTPTGYRRTFRTGGATAATGANGGSEPDRATADSDHHGPVGALN
- a CDS encoding MFS transporter; amino-acid sequence: MTYRDVVSRQVLTWACTAIGARMPVAMAPLALVFLVRERPGGYSLGAILAAAYVLGEIGGAPVLGMRLRPERARVQLAVGLAVGTMGFLGLGVFPGAHPAVLAGFAFVAGGAPAAATGGLRTLLGELVPARSVAQALSVESILTAGVWAVSPAAVAGLALGVAPRVPLLLAAGLMAWSVGGLWLLPARWGGGDTGGAVGDGPPLLRVLVGAWPVYVVGAASLALLGLSELVLPALLEQRGIGVGWSGPLLTGMAVGGGLGAFVYGLRGWPGLLRTRSLVLMLGTSVCVALAALIPAMAGIAVALVLGGTLQSGAMLTRNLSLREVLPPRALAAGYSVMYAAAGAGYAATGSLAGALLRVAAPSTAILAGVCLTVAMTGVGWWGEARRARRDEGAEGSGEVSGGGAVERGDVGAGVVAEGAKSAK
- a CDS encoding alcohol dehydrogenase catalytic domain-containing protein, which produces MRGVVFDGKQIQVVDDLEVREPGPGEVLVAISAAGLCHSDLSVVDGTIPFPVPVVLGHEGAGVVEAVGVGVTHVAPGDHVALSTLANCGTCAECDRGRPTMCRQAIGRPGKPFTRGGKPVYQFASNSAFAERTVVKAVQAVRIPEDIPMPSAALIGCGVLTGVGAVLNRARVGLGESVVVIGTGGIGLNVLQGARIAGALTIVAVDANPGKEAVAREFGATHFLTSAEGVREILPDGADHAFECVGRVELIRQAVDLLDRHGQAVLLGVPPAAAEASFLVSSMYLDKSILGCRYGSSRPQRDIALYAQLYREGRLLLDELVTETYPVEDFEKAAGDAEAGRVARGVLTF
- a CDS encoding acyl-CoA dehydrogenase family protein, yielding MEFGFADADEDFRVEVRAWLSEHVDSDQDRRVWERTLGKSGWIGLGWPESGYGNRSATLTQQVAWAEEYARSDAPPRSGHIGENLLAPTLIAHGSEEQKSRFLPAIAAGDELWCQGYSEPGAGSDLAGVRTVAVRDGGDGSYRVTGQKIWTSLAHEADWCFVLARTEVGSRRHRGLSFLLVPMDQPGCVEVRPIRQLTGTSEFNEVFFDGARARAEHVVGGEGEGWAVAMSLLGFERGVSTLAQQIGFARELGRVVEVAVASGAVGDPVLRDRLVRQWAELKAMRWNALRTLGRAGDAGAPSVAKLLWGGWHQRLGELAMQVRGAAAAVGPVDWTPSLSYELDLFQNQFLFSRADTIYGGSDQVQRTIIAERVLGLPREPKGVV
- a CDS encoding SDR family oxidoreductase, encoding MGNFLAGKVIAVTGAGRGIGRAVALAAAGEGARVVVNDYGVSMDGGSPTSEIAEGVVKEILAAGGEAVAVADDISTMAGGQRVVDVAVSSFGRIDGVVCVAGILRERMLFNMSEEEWDPVLATHLKGTFTVFRAASAVMRKQRAGTLIGFTSGNHQGSVSQANYSAAKGGIISLVRSAALGLNKYGVTANAVAPVARTRMSANVPMELAEIGSPEDVAALVVYLLSERAREAGITGQVYTVAGEKIAVWAQPRELRAAYAVGGWTAEKIAEFLPGSVGVDPMPILGRLQEMERAARGGERP
- a CDS encoding cyclase family protein: MSPQTSPPSLGPEFHDIAKRVNNWGRWGSDDEIGTLNLITDDVVRAAAAEIRTGRRVPLALPLQQDGVQTGMIPGRINPLHAMVQINQELFGPGTVACSDDAVTMGLQAGTHWDALTHVSHSGKLYNGRPAGTVTPHGGAEFSGIDKARHIVSRGILLDVARARGVDRLEGGHAVTPEDLEAAEEFAGTRVRAGDIVLVRTGQVQVYLAGDKHGYGYPSPGLSVRTPEWFHARDVAAVANDTLTFEIFPPEIDDLWLPVHALDLVEMGMPQGQNWNLEELSTACGQENRYAFFLSAMPEPFVGATGTPVAPIAIL
- a CDS encoding ATP-binding protein gives rise to the protein MQLEIRPDPAEVGRARRWARSRLAGSGIEADEPLAETLILLVSELVTNAVVHTGCPAVLRLSLPDVVTESATVRLEVADTSCKAPVPRCADGDETGGRGLALVDGLADRWGWSAEGTGKRIWCEIDRDSEPREIACAGGAAAYEGFEFEGFAYEAV